ACCAACAGTTGAAATCTAGTGTCGGACTGTCCCTTTCTTAAGTTGGGTTCTATGTGTAAGAAGGGGTTTTTTAAGCGGTCATTTCTTGTTCCACAAAGAATTTCACATGATGTATGGTGTGAATTAGCTCTGAAATTCTTtggtttgatattttttaagtttgtatacagaaataaagaagTTCACAAAGTCCTAATCATATGTATGAAATGCTATGATCTCTGTTTTTGATCGGTTAACATCTAGTGTATGCAGATTGCTATAATCCAAAATACAAATGATTAATTACAAAGGAATAGAATACAATAAATTTTGTCTATGAaaaatttaaaaccaaacatTGTCTTGCAAGACCAACAATGTGCAATATATTACTACCTATGCCATATAAACtgcaaataaaatcatttttttatttgaactcaAATCTAATTTCTTTTCCTATGTCACTTTCTGTTAAATAAGTATGGTGTCCTGTTGGAACTCTTGATTTTGAGACTCTGGTGTCTCTCCATGAAAATTGGCTGATCAGGATCAGGGACAATATGCACAGCATTCTTAACATGTAGATCTATTATTCTTagtggtaaaaaaaatatgccataAAAAAATGGCTAAAAGTACATGGACTATTGTATATTTCAGCTACTCACTTGAGAGAATGTCGTGGTCAATGGGTTTTGGTTCTCCGACTTTCTGGACTCGGATTGCGGCAATGGCCGAGCCAGGACGGATACCCTCCGGCAGCTGAATCTCGCCCTTGATGCCAATGTGGGCCTGAAATAAGATTATACTAATATAGTTTCATTTTCTAATACATGtagtaaacaaaacataaacaaagctAAGTATTTAAACTGATCTTTCTATCTTTCACTTCCAGAATGAAAAAAACAGCAAGATCTTCTAAAGATAAACAATCATCAAAGAACAAATAAATGTCTCATAAACAACTTAAACTCTATATGATTTAAtgcatacaattatatattgtatataatatttaaaacatgattacCCTTTGTTGTCAGATCTCCCCATACAAGACTTTAGTGggtgatttaaaacaatgtgaaTTCATTAACTTTAACCATGTCTTACAGAGAGTTTATACATGAAATCATTGCTTAAAATGTTTTggacaaaacaaatattttcaatatgtcTGAAGGCATAGCATGTAAGGACATCATTCATACCTGATACATGAAGCTGAAAAGGGAGTTGATATTTTGCTCCCAGATCTTGGGCAGTTCTGACGCTGGTGGAAATTTGTCACATCCCAACTCCAGTGTGATCTCAAAACAGTTTGTGCTCAGGTAGTTGTAGTCCTGCATACCTATAGGATATTGGAAGGATTGATCACATATTTCCGTGAGATTATGCTGTACCAACACAGGAGGGGACGAGGGCGAATTAGCtgataattgtaatattttacacCATGAGTTCAATAACCTCACGCTGATTcatacattttgcaaaattgaaataaacaatgaagttAATACTCTATGTGGGTAATACAATATGAACGTCTAGTTTTCTCTACACAAAAAAtaggcgaatgtaaatatattcattaatttttttatcttgaaggtattataaataaagtagGTACTGCAGGCCCTAGCTTGTATAATATTACGCTGGAATGAAGTAATATTCTGTGGGGAAAGCTTTACAACGTTGAGAAAACCTGCTAACAAAGTTTCTGTTCTGCAGGCAATACCTCAATTTACTAACTTAATATGTACTCTAAATTATGATCTAATATCTTTTTCTGGTACACAAAAACATAGTCTAAAGGATGAGGTCGTCTGGTGTGGTATAATGTTATGCTCACGTTCCACACTTAAGGGTTCTTGGTTCAATTGACCAGTGGCCAGACAATCATTTGATCAataaaatgattgtattttacGATCAAATAATAGCTCATAGTTAAATGCGTTAGCAGAAAAACCTTGCAAAATGTCCTAGACAAGTTCCAATTTTTCTTTTGGTCATTGATCAATTCCTATGCCATTCCAAATTGGACACTCAAGTTTCAATTTACAAACTGTTTTGAACTATGGTTACATGAGCTACTAGCTATGTAAGGTTAACTTGTTTAAGCTACACCCATGGCCTCAGCTCCTGGTACAGAGTAATATGACAAAATAAGCTCAAAGCTAACGTGAAGTTAAAAGTAATTTGCTACACCCATGGCCTCATCTCCCAGTACAGAGTACCATGGCTACATAAGCTACAAGTTAAATGGTATTAGCTACACCCATGGTCTCACCTCCCAGCACAGAGAACCATGGCTACATAAGCTACAAGTTACCGGGGGTAAATGGTATAAGTTACACCCATGGCCTTACCTCCTGGAACAGAGTACCATGCAGCTCCATTAGTTGTTCCCTCAGTCTTGCTGAAGTCATTTGTGTCACAGGGCTTGTGAGGCTTGGCCATGTCGGCATGCTGTAGGGAGTAGGCCTCCGCCATctcactttaaacaaagataagtAATTAAACTCACTATTTTCTGACAAGATCAGgaatataactttttataaaattatatgcatgttttatatgaatgtaTATTGAAGATCAACTGCTAACAAAAccaaaacacatttgaaaatcCAGGCATCATTGCTTGCAGTATGTTACATTGGAGTGGACCAATGATATGATGCAATATGTAGAAACAAATGTGAAGAACATGATTTGAAGTGATTCAACCCCACAAATGCAGAGTAACCTGAAGTTCTAGGGTTTAAGCTTAAGAGTTATGGGTGGATGCTGCAACACCTTATATTTTTTGTAGCaccttttttcttaaaccagcATGACCTTGTaaacccttctgccctcattaAATGCCTAAGACTGGCAAATAGTTATATTCTTTCCATTATAACTTGAAATacgataataaatacatgtacatacagggcttttttctgcccattttgggaaaaagaccctagacatttttggaaattttgtgtcgtgaaaatgccaaaattgggaaattttacagttaaaagaaaaagctgtctagtctcctgtgaattaggaaatgattaaatattagtttattttcccttcaaaagacccacaatggctgaaatatcaatccttggggtgtaaatatctattgcaataaatcatgacagataattttcatatttcagatcTCTGAaagtgatgaaaatcaatgatttctgagttccattaccaaaaaaaacttcacataacataatttataaggatgttgaaaatgaaccagtacaggttaatagaatttctaaaaaaaacaaaaaaaaaacattttttttttttttggattgggatttttttctgaatattgggaaaaatatcttatattttgctttgggaatgggtccgaaaGTCGGACCTGTGGGTACTATAGCAAAAGGCctgacatatatatattacaaactTTACACACTTGGCAGTGAAAGCTAAGACTATGAAATCGTTTATATTTGTAGGCTGAAATTATGGGCTTTTCAAAATTGGACAGTTTCGTGGGTACTTAAATATGTGGATtgtcattgttaaaaaaatcaaaaactgaaaatgtcattcaaaatCGTATGCAAATTCACCATGCGCACATCTCGTTCTATCTATCATCTACGCCATGCAGTTAATGACACTACCCAAGAAATCTATGAAAAATAATGTCCAACaatatttatgacataatttaacacaatttcttcattttctgTCAATTTCTAACATTCAAATTCTTCACAGCCCGATTCAATGAGCATTCTGTCCATTTTCTGCAATATCCTGTGCTTATTAGAACTTAGCTAAAAACCCTTTATAccgtataataaaataataaatatcaaggGGTGCTTACAAGACTGTATCAACTACATAGGACATACAACAGTCTTGCAAGCAACTCTCGACATGAAAAATAACCACACCTTTTCTTCTAAAACCTGATTAAATAATCAGAACTCACAAAAACGTGCTATTATCTGGGCATTTTGCGGGACTGTGAGAGCTGCCGTCCCTTGTCTTGTCAAATGGGTAGTTGGCGACAAGGTCCCCATTGTGCATGTTGGCCGAGGCCACGAACGGTATGGAGTGAAGCCAACTCATGATCATCTTAGTTTCTGGCTCCAGCTAAATCAATAAATCTCATGTTTATGAGCAGTTTGctaatattttgcataaaatctCCACATTTTCAAATACAGTACAAACTACAATAATTATCTTAACACTTAAATCAATTATGACAATAGTTAAGATTATGAGTTAGTCCTAAAAAACCGTTGTTAATTATATGTAATTTGTATCGTTCCTAATTTGGCAAATCAGAAGTTATTACATGGCTTAATACAATTCTTTATAGTCtctaacatatatatgaaatcaACTTTGAATATGCCAAGCAGTAAATAGACTATCAGTAAttagaatatgtttttttttagttaaaaaagCCTTAGCAGTAGCTAGTGacaatgaaataacaaagaataacttaaacaaatatattgctaAAGCATTTGCAGTAgataatgaaaataacacattttactgCTACATTAATTCCTAGAGTCTTAGCAGTAGGTAGTGAGAATGAAAAATTAtctgaaataaatgcattttcaaaGCATTCGCAATAGTTCGACAAACGGACAACAACAAAGTATACATTGTTGTTGCCTTAGTATTTGTACGCTAAAACTACAAAATTCCTACAACATTAATTTGGTTCTAGCGTACATACCTCACTGGAGAGGTTTTTGAGGACCTGCCTCACTCTGTCGAGGTGGTTGTTCCTATGACCTGGCTTGGCCTCAAGGTTGTAGTAAAGGTTATCCAGGTCAGGAAAGTTTCGATTAAGGTCCTTGCCATTGGCATTCGCACGCCCAACAGTCCACTTGTCAGAGCCCAGGACACCATTTTGATAGTTGTCTACGCTTTCCTGAAATTGATTGTTGATGAgttaatttagttttatacaCCATTTCTATAGCTCAACCCTCAACATGAAGGCAAGGATGTGTATGTTTCCAATTTTCAACAAAGAGGTTAAGGGTTTGACATTGTGGCCCACCAGGGATACTATCTTATGACTTCGCAAAGCAGACACCTGTACATCTTTCTAACCAAGAAACAGACTCAAGCATGATTTTTATAGACCAGCATATAGCTGTCTTAACACTTTCGCTTCACTGATCattttcatacacaaatctggctacattttttttttaatattcactCTTACGCAAAGTGGTCAAAAAAGGCTTAGGGAGAGCAATATTTGAGAACTTTCTACATTTCGTACCCTGTGCATAGGAGTGTATTCAGGtataaacaattgaaaactGTCACACTTTCTCAGTTTTCAGAGAAATATTACTAACACAGTTTAGTTTACTTGTTGTTACTATTGTGTTATATCATTTCACACATATGGTCAAATCTAATATGAATCATGTttcagtcaagaaaaaaatcattatttctgACAGTTGACTGTTGTAGTCTTTTAGGCTGTCTCGTTATTGGCAGAAACTGAATCtaattaaatataacaacacaGACCACAGTATAATAGGCTTAGCAGGGGACGTCGCTATTTCCTAGAACTTCTGAGACAATATCTCGTGGGTGGTTCTTTGGCAATACCGGATTATGTTAAGCCATGaacaatttttaataattttcacggaaaaacaacaatgcatGCACCGTTACAATACAATTTCTATACTTAAATATCCTGCTGTATGGAATTACGGAACAATGTTGTCTTTATACTTGGATTACCTTGCACGCAATTCACAAACCATGTGCCATTTTGTTTGGCTGTTGTTATATAAAAGGGCCTTAACTACGAACAAGCGTGACAGAGTCTTAAAAGCTTACactaattaaattgtaattgacataaaagataaatagagaaaaagtaaagtaaatcatgatattaaattgaagtttgttgaatttttaaaaatgtaagagTAGTAAAGATCATGAGACtctgaaaataattttgtttttatattttcaaacaactgTTTTTCCCTACTTTTGTTTGTAGTTCCTTTTAACCATGTTACATGTTGCTTACATTTCACTGAAAGGCCAGCACTATTATTTCGCAAAACAAGAGTTCtttataaaacctttttacTTATTACATCAGATTTGAAATGATAAAGGGTTGTGTTTAGTCCTTActgattttttacattttttttatcaatttgcaAGATTTGTgctttcattttacaaaatttctGTTACAATAAGCCttcaagttttgaaaaacatttcttCACCGAGTGTTCATGCATCGTATTATGTactttttctgttttctatcATCTGCATGTTGAAATAGGTATCGGAAACCTTTGTTTATTTGAGGTATGTGTATTTCATTATCACTATGTATCTCTTTGATAATGGATGGAAGGTTAATTGCTGTTAAATATAGCCTCTTTATGGGAGCATGGCTAGGCCTTGACATTGGTCAAAAGTTATTTGTAGGAGGTGGTCAAAGCTATCCATTTGATTATACAACCATGGGATATGATTATTCTATGATAAATTATAATCTCATTTCTGTACAATGGAATGGTTGAATGAGAGAGGCCTGCGCCACCTTAATTGAATGAACACGCTTTATCAGATAAAAATAACTATCAATTTGTCACGATTTTGaagaacaaaaaaatgtatttttggaGACATTCATTGAGATGATCACTATTTATGTATACATTGAACATATCAAATTACATGAAATTTAAAAGAgacttttaaacaaatacacgATTTTAACTATACTTTTCTTTTCATCTGTACATAACAGATTGTAAATCAAACACAggaacaaaaaaaatgcattcaattGTCTTTGGGACATAAGTTCAAGTGTGAAACCTGAAttacaaatgtaaacatatcaattccaaaaaaaaattgtatttacataatgattattattaaaatctatTATAATAACTACTTTTGACTTGATATTGTTTGGATCACGCTCTTTGTCTTATTGTTGAACGAATttgctttattaaaaagaaaaagcgAAACACTTAGATAATCAGTATCCATCTTTAATGCGTATCTTTTCTgcataaatatgaattattgaaGTCTTCTCCCTCCAGGGAGGTGACTTCTTTTTTTCAGAACAGGGAGAAATCATTTCGCTCTTAAATTTATGGGATAGGATGCGGCCTTTTCATGGAAAGATGAATTCATTTCCATACATATACATCTTATTACCAATAAAACAGAACAgcaatatatattgttaaatttgtGCAATAAAGCTTAAGTTCAATAAACATCTTTTTAGGGTTTcagctaaagagttatggaagggtaTTGCCCCCTGATTATTTTCGTAGCCTCCTTCTGCTGTCATGGAGACCATCACAGGAATCTTTCTGCCTTCATACATTGAAATACTTCAGACTGTGAAATATATCTTCTGACTTTTGTgttgattaaaacatgtattatgattataaatatatacaaacaaaacatatttgacagCCGAAACCTTATATTACACaattcctaacattttctgctagACTCATAAGGTTCAAATTATTCACTGCACtttacaatgtgcccttttctccctCATCACCAATGTCCCTATTCTTCAGCACTCTGTCCATTTCAAAACCTGGCTCATACCCAAACTGTGAATTATATCTACAAAACAAAGGAAAAAACAATCCTCTACTCTCGTCTTCCTGATTCCCATGGTGATGAACTGAGAACAATATCATGGACGACACATTAACACCTGCCAAGTTTTAATGCGATGCTGCTGATTTTGTTATGGAATTGTCTGGGTTTCTAGGAGAAAAACTCTGTCAAGCACTGGTTGTCAATTACTGGCTGAACGAAAATTACAACCTTTTACAGCCTGGGGTATACGAGAAATCGTTTTCTAGTCTGATTTactttaaacaagagctgtcacagagtgAGCATGCACCACTATTCCGCTGTTTTGATGTAACATACATGGATCACTGTAGTGTTAAATTAATTGCAAAACTTAACTAGAATttcttattaaaacaatatgtattgtatgatatattgacttaaatgtggttacatgagAAACCtcaaccagaatttcttagtcaaGTAATAAAAGCCCATAATTTgcaattctttttcaaaatagtgtTATCTTATTTCACTCATTAAGTAGATTGGATAGTTGTGAGTTTGATacaatacatgatgtttttgCTAAGATAATGTCTtgaaggtgcttacatgcaaaacacattaaccaaggtgtgacgccaactgCGATGCTAGTGTGAGTAGAATACTCttcttattcttcgaatagttgagctaatAAAAAAAGTCTTAACATCCTCCATTCCAGACTACAACAACCAAAAATACTTGTATAGAGACTCGGGgctttcaatttttatttttaacaaactaaAACATGATACTGATTTAAGAGAATTATTGAAATAGGAAACCTTAGTTATGTAGATGCCCTCTTTCTAAGCTGGAGATGAGAAGGGGTGACAGAGGTAAGGCTGCCATgcttacattttttgtgaatcTGTACAcaggacaaaaaaataaacatgaagctgtttattaaagtaacactcttattcaaactcactacatacacatgtataccaaacaacaattttgactgataaacccataactacatactaaataatgcatttattgaaaatattaattactgataacaagattgtaaccatgtattcaatagcagaaagcgcaaaaatattaaatgatatgcttaaaagatttactgtagtcTTCTAAAGTCTCATAATGTAGACATACcgtattttatgcatttttctttcaaattcaacttggtatccttcataagaaccattgctttcgaAATTTAATCATCTTTTCggaatattataacaatattaataattgtggtaaattttattttgggaataagagtgcatctttaaaagccATAGCCTGAAGCCCTAACATGAAAAACTATCTGCAAATTTGTAAACGTTTACTTCCAAAGAATTGCACAACTCTGTCCACACATGTAAATGTTGGGGCTTTAGACAGAATATAACTGGCATATTAATTTCTATTTtcgttattatatatatatatatatatatgtgtaagaGAAGTATAATTAATGGTCTCTTCAGCCCCACTCACACCTACATTGTGATTGCGTTGATAAAATAGAGGTCTCTGAAATACTTCACCAAGGGAGCCTCAAACTTTCACAGCCAATTGCGAAACCAAATCAGTCGCATCAAAACATTGCTGATTCAGATTAGGTGGTCtggaacattttgacaaaagataTTTATCTTGTTGACAAGACTTCTCcaaaaaaatgctgttaaactttttctcatgttttttttcaagagtTATTTACATTTCCTCTTTTTCATTATCTGAAATGAATTTACTATTCAGACaccagattttttatttatggcCATTTGTAGAGTCTGTGATATTTCACTTTTGTATTGTTCTAATTTGAAAGTGATTAACTTTCTATATCTTCATGTATTTAAAACCATTATCTCTGGAAAAATTAATCTCAGTTTACtgcatttctttataaaaaaatcttagaaattttctatttttgacattgtaatacccagaaaacataaaatagcaTTGAATTATGGAAGCATTAGGACTGTTTGTTATATGCACCATCCATACTGTGAATTTTATAGAtgtttgagaaaataaactcaaataaaagaACCAATCAGAAAGCTGTGTGGCGGACATCTCACGCGTCACAGAGTTTCCATCAAGGTTAATGCAACAGCATTGTGACTATCAGAAACAGACGAATTTCAAACTTGAAGCAGGATGAATATTTTAAGAAGTTCTTCTTCAAAACcgcaaagattttttttggatGAACTAGTTGATTCATATGTTATGTATGAATATGTTGATATGGCGTCTTGGACAAGACAACCTATAgtaatgtttaaacaagatGGTTATAGTTATCTTGTACCCACAATCTATATAAATTTTCCCTTTGCACAAACTTTTAAATGCTATGTTAAGTGCAAAAAAGTAGtaaaaatcatgatttttatATTGTAACTGATCTTTTAgagtttttgacaaaaaaaagtagaaaatgtattttaaacctATGCCTCCactttttgttaattgtttCTTAACCAAACACCGgattatcaaatttataatattactATCAAAATTTGAAATAGAATGATAGAAATTTATGAGATTTTCAGTGTTTCAGTAGATATTCACAATCCATCATTTTGGCTAGATTTAGAATgaagcagtagcagtatttAAGATTTCCTCCATACAATGCTATACATTTTTATGCCATGTTTTATAATTACCAGTATAGTACccggtacaaataaaaaccATGTGTGACATGTTTTAGTGAATTTTTCTCAGgacatgtaaaaatatacatttgtgaCAATTTGAATAATTGAAGTTTGTTCATTTTAGTGCAATGGCTTGATTGTATGATTTACTGGGTTGCCTTACATAAATTATACTTATTATCTATTTGTCACAACTTTCTAGCCATCAGTTTTCCCATACCCAATACCACAGGTAGACATGAACATAACTGACTGAGGAGGACTTACTGATGCAATCTGCCATCCGTCAGGGTTCATAGAGGGGAGGATGTGTATCCGGGTGTTGTCAATGAGATCTTTGATGTGTTTCATATCAAAGTTGCCCTCTATTTCTGTCGTCTCTCCCAGGTAGACATCGCACATGTATGTCATAAGTCGCAACAACAGCTCCTTGCCAGTCACCTCATTACCATGCATGTTGCCAATGTATTTGAACTCCGGAATGCCTGAAAGATCAATGATTTTTTCCATAAAGTTTTTAGAGGAAACAAATGCAGCAGGTTCTATGAGAAAAGTTGAAAATCAATGGAAAAGGTACACTTCTGCTTAAAACCTTAACAAAtaacctgtttccaaaacaacCTGATGTTAACCTGATCATTTACatctttttttagtttttagaTTTATACACAATTATGAATATGAACTATCTGGTGTTCTATTATGTCTGTTTGTAGCTATACTGACACATTATTTTACCAGCTGtgcttttatgaaaacaaaatttgcaTTACCAAGATTACATATTAAGCATTGATTAAAGTTGTCTTTTATGAAGCAACCAATGTTTACAGTTTATCAAATTACCAGTGAGGCCAAACTCAAGATCATATGCGTTGAGTTTGAAAGAACAAAGGTCTCAGACTTGACTGGAGTCTTATGAGAGACGATGAGTCTAAGAAGTTTGAACTACAGTATATATAAGCAGATCAAAATTAATGGTCATGGTTTTCATTATTATCAAGCAGTAACCAGCGTTTTCTGGGAGCTCTGCAATATTAAGCAAGCCAATACAAGGTCACtatgtatgaataaaataacattttacatttatttatcttattttagcTAAAGAATTAATCTTATTTATGTttctctttcaaagacaaagtTTACAACAAATCCCCCAACCATTAGTATGTTCTGTTGGATGTTTTCCAAACACCAGGACCTTTAGTTTTCTTCCGTTAACAGTCGTTGAAGGAATATCCTCAAATGTTCCAGTTGGTAGTTCATACAAGTGTGTTATCTTGTTGCATTTTTCGTGAACATTATTCATGACCGCTTCCATAGCTTCATAATCATGATGTTGTGTAGGGTTAAAACCTGTTGTTGCTAAAATGACTGGCAATAAAAACGTTAAGATAAAGACAGTATCCATTGTGTCCAAACGGTTTGTCAGGAAATGTTTACAA
Above is a genomic segment from Mya arenaria isolate MELC-2E11 chromosome 2, ASM2691426v1 containing:
- the LOC128220297 gene encoding carboxypeptidase E-like; the encoded protein is MDTVFILTFLLPVILATTGFNPTQHHDYEAMEAVMNNVHEKCNKITHLYELPTGTFEDIPSTTVNGRKLKVLVFGKHPTEHTNGIPEFKYIGNMHGNEVTGKELLLRLMTYMCDVYLGETTEIEGNFDMKHIKDLIDNTRIHILPSMNPDGWQIASESVDNYQNGVLGSDKWTVGRANANGKDLNRNFPDLDNLYYNLEAKPGHRNNHLDRVRQVLKNLSSELEPETKMIMSWLHSIPFVASANMHNGDLVANYPFDKTRDGSSHSPAKCPDNSTFFEMAEAYSLQHADMAKPHKPCDTNDFSKTEGTTNGAAWYSVPGGMQDYNYLSTNCFEITLELGCDKFPPASELPKIWEQNINSLFSFMYQAHIGIKGEIQLPEGIRPGSAIAAIRVQKVGEPKPIDHDILSTESGDYYRLLENGLYNVNATIHFMDRNDNEQKIVRSKCVQVDNQLYSKSAQVVNFDFTQLDEPYIDESCKNEYQDSYDEDQLRQYYDLMWFLRNYAAPRNTYDSKYNVY